The Desulfoplanes formicivorans genome window below encodes:
- a CDS encoding MotA/TolQ/ExbB proton channel family protein — protein MSLAHIARESLNYLYSGGMIMIPLLLVSVCMWALIFRKLVTFSTMFKKEVPFRECLDARSRPNPSGAPWQQRLVALFFDQRTGDPSFDMTLAVSLAKTQSAQARRYIGTILVLAAAAPLLGLLGTVTGMISTFDVMAQFGTGNAKAMASGISQALITTQTGLFIAVPGLFMGNFLRRRAENLADKMQRFAIRLVGEGGSAHLSTQCTVSGESGR, from the coding sequence ATGAGCCTTGCCCATATCGCCCGGGAGTCCCTGAACTATCTGTACAGCGGAGGCATGATCATGATCCCTTTGCTTCTGGTCTCCGTGTGCATGTGGGCACTCATCTTCCGAAAACTGGTTACCTTCAGTACAATGTTCAAAAAGGAGGTCCCGTTTAGGGAATGTCTGGACGCACGTTCCAGGCCGAATCCGTCCGGAGCGCCCTGGCAGCAGCGCCTTGTTGCTCTTTTTTTTGACCAGCGGACCGGAGACCCCTCCTTTGACATGACCCTGGCCGTTTCCCTGGCCAAAACCCAGTCGGCCCAGGCCAGACGGTACATCGGAACCATCCTCGTACTGGCTGCAGCAGCACCGCTTTTGGGGCTCCTGGGCACGGTCACGGGAATGATCAGCACCTTTGATGTCATGGCCCAATTTGGTACAGGCAACGCAAAGGCCATGGCCTCGGGTATCTCCCAGGCCCTGATCACCACCCAGACGGGACTCTTCATTGCCGTACCAGGGCTGTTCATGGGTAACTTTTTACGCCGCAGGGCCGAAAACCTCGCCGACAAAATGCAACGCTTTGCCATCAGACTGGTGGGGGAAGGGGGAAGTGCGCACTTGAGTACACAGTGCACAGTTAGCGGTGAGTCAGGTCGTTAA
- a CDS encoding DsrE family protein, protein MTYKACFHVDLNDPNRLQLALNNVANFLNAKPEGKSVVVVNGPAVNLFRQGSADEVASRVRELGERGVGFQVCNNALHAFSIKEEELLPQCEVVAAGIVALIDLQNNGFAYIKP, encoded by the coding sequence ATGACATACAAAGCATGTTTTCACGTAGATCTGAACGATCCCAACAGGTTGCAGCTGGCCCTGAACAATGTGGCCAATTTTCTGAATGCCAAGCCCGAGGGTAAATCCGTTGTTGTGGTCAACGGTCCTGCTGTGAATCTGTTCAGGCAGGGAAGTGCCGACGAGGTGGCTTCCAGAGTGCGTGAACTGGGAGAACGTGGGGTGGGTTTTCAGGTCTGCAACAACGCCTTGCACGCTTTTTCCATCAAGGAGGAGGAACTTCTTCCCCAATGCGAGGTTGTGGCCGCCGGCATTGTTGCATTGATTGATCTGCAAAACAACGGGTTTGCCTATATCAAACCATAG
- a CDS encoding ExbD/TolR family protein yields MKSLRHIRANRSRGAEINMAPLLDMVFILLIFFVVTTSFVKESGVDVHRPVAKTAVTKEKANMIIGVTAQGHIFIEGKSIDIRSVRTRMERFLAETPEGSVVVVADKKSETGVVVQILDACRLAGVTNISVAAKRPA; encoded by the coding sequence ATGAAATCACTCCGTCATATCCGTGCAAACCGATCCAGGGGGGCTGAAATCAATATGGCTCCCTTGCTGGACATGGTTTTTATTTTACTCATTTTCTTTGTGGTCACCACGAGCTTTGTCAAAGAATCAGGGGTGGACGTGCACCGTCCCGTGGCCAAGACAGCCGTGACCAAGGAAAAGGCCAACATGATCATCGGTGTCACAGCCCAGGGGCATATCTTTATCGAGGGCAAAAGTATCGATATCAGGTCCGTGCGCACACGCATGGAACGCTTCCTGGCCGAGACCCCCGAAGGCTCGGTTGTGGTGGTGGCGGACAAAAAAAGTGAAACAGGGGTTGTGGTGCAGATCCTGGATGCCTGCCGCCTGGCAGGCGTGACCAACATCAGCGTTGCAGCCAAACGACCGGCATGA
- a CDS encoding tetratricopeptide repeat protein, with protein MKFSTGIFLFFLIVLSTASHTHAENNLSVPEQRILYRAQQAMDREDYPEVRKTLSSYLKRHPDTEPALFFLVLGNACYQQGDLAAANKWYQQGLNKHPGNLALCRNLAAARYGLEQFAQAGKLFEKAFKLSQPGEPQLLYQAGIAFYQAEQLDDSRRVLEQLLETAPTTRREWLALLIQVCYAQQNLTRTTRLLTSFLETYPSERAYWKLLAGIRTEQERYAQAAAALRTALSLGNATAREWKELSSLYFYLNAPLQGAMCLERAAALAPDARDNDALAKGFLRAHRIDKGLHYLDQAIARQATPQRLMTRARTLMTTRRFKEAITTLQQIVNMQSNTRDEAYLLMGYCAMETQNWHQAATWFSHVKNDRFASHAASALQALAPLLEIDVDQ; from the coding sequence ATGAAATTTTCAACAGGCATCTTCCTCTTCTTTCTGATTGTTCTCAGCACGGCCAGCCATACCCATGCCGAGAACAACCTCTCTGTGCCCGAACAGCGCATCCTCTACCGGGCCCAGCAGGCCATGGACAGGGAAGACTACCCCGAGGTTCGAAAAACACTTTCTTCGTATCTCAAACGGCATCCGGACACGGAGCCCGCCTTGTTCTTTCTTGTTCTGGGAAATGCCTGCTACCAACAAGGGGATCTTGCTGCGGCCAACAAATGGTACCAGCAGGGTCTGAACAAACACCCGGGCAACCTTGCCCTATGTCGCAACCTGGCCGCAGCCAGATACGGACTGGAACAATTTGCCCAAGCAGGCAAACTCTTTGAAAAAGCATTCAAGCTCTCCCAACCCGGGGAACCCCAACTCCTCTACCAGGCGGGCATTGCCTTTTATCAGGCGGAACAACTTGATGACAGCCGCAGGGTCCTGGAACAACTCCTTGAGACGGCTCCAACCACACGCAGGGAATGGCTCGCCCTCTTGATTCAGGTCTGTTATGCGCAACAAAACCTCACGCGTACCACACGCCTTCTCACATCATTTCTGGAAACCTATCCGTCGGAACGGGCCTATTGGAAACTCCTGGCCGGTATCCGCACGGAGCAGGAACGTTATGCCCAGGCCGCTGCTGCCCTGCGTACGGCATTGAGCCTGGGCAACGCAACAGCCAGAGAATGGAAGGAACTGAGTTCCCTGTATTTTTATCTCAACGCCCCCTTGCAGGGAGCCATGTGTCTGGAAAGGGCGGCAGCACTGGCGCCTGACGCCAGAGATAACGATGCCCTGGCCAAAGGATTTCTGCGCGCCCATCGGATCGACAAGGGCTTGCACTACCTTGACCAGGCCATTGCCCGTCAGGCAACGCCCCAGCGCTTGATGACCAGGGCCAGGACCCTGATGACAACCCGCCGTTTCAAGGAAGCTATAACCACCTTGCAGCAGATCGTGAACATGCAATCGAATACACGCGATGAGGCCTACCTGCTCATGGGTTACTGCGCCATGGAAACCCAGAATTGGCACCAGGCCGCAACCTGGTTTTCACATGTCAAAAATGACAGATTTGCATCTCACGCAGCATCTGCCCTACAAGCCCTAGCTCCCCTTCTTGAAATCGATGTTGACCAATAA
- a CDS encoding DUF3450 domain-containing protein — protein sequence MLRILFTIQFLLLILGGSIPCTASNLAKAEKQVQQNLAREAQAQKSLEAWENQKASIEARIRDLILEKTWLEYQNQKYQGYIQRELAELDELETRKKEMEHINMRLEPFLDETVANLKALVATDLPFLPEERARRIAFLEESLGDYHLSLSEKLRRVLEALQVEADYGRTLEATDASITLDDTTIQGRIFRLGRIGLFFQSIDKRVISRFDASTRTWVPLSTDYERDLDQALQMVDRKRAASLLVLPVQGGSRE from the coding sequence GTGTTACGCATCCTGTTCACAATTCAGTTCCTACTGCTGATACTTGGGGGTTCCATCCCGTGCACAGCATCGAACCTCGCCAAGGCTGAAAAACAGGTCCAACAGAATCTGGCCAGGGAGGCCCAGGCCCAAAAAAGTCTGGAAGCCTGGGAAAATCAGAAGGCCTCCATTGAGGCCCGCATCCGTGATCTGATCCTGGAAAAAACCTGGCTTGAATACCAAAACCAAAAATACCAGGGGTACATCCAAAGGGAATTGGCCGAGCTGGACGAGCTGGAAACCCGAAAAAAGGAAATGGAACACATCAACATGCGCCTGGAACCGTTTCTGGACGAGACGGTTGCCAACCTGAAGGCTCTTGTGGCCACTGATCTTCCCTTTCTGCCCGAAGAACGAGCCAGGCGGATCGCCTTTCTCGAGGAAAGCCTCGGGGATTATCACCTGAGCCTAAGCGAAAAACTTCGCCGGGTTCTGGAGGCATTGCAGGTGGAAGCGGATTACGGCCGAACCCTGGAGGCCACGGACGCGTCCATTACCCTGGACGACACGACCATCCAGGGCCGCATCTTTCGGCTGGGCCGGATCGGACTTTTCTTCCAGTCCATTGACAAGCGTGTTATCTCCCGGTTTGACGCCTCAACGCGAACCTGGGTTCCTCTTTCCACTGATTATGAACGGGATCTGGACCAGGCCCTGCAGATGGTGGATCGCAAACGGGCCGCATCCCTCCTGGTACTGCCCGTACAGGGAGGAAGCCGTGAATAA
- a CDS encoding TonB-dependent receptor plug domain-containing protein: MKQTWSCIILALIIGLMGQTAWAEDGSQAAVYNLGEMVVTGDKPGVKDMAITNDITSEEIKATNAKTVAEALQYVPGITVTTGVKNQPNISMHGFDSSKILILIDGIPYYETNYGKLDLNKIPASVVSKIEVIKGAPSVLYGANAEAGVINIITKQGTEKPWAEANVGFGENNTYIAEASHGAQIGVVNYWLSYSRQHTDGWRMSDDYDVHDGEVYHKPGNDPADKIEIEDGGFRDNSAYTTDALWTRVGLVPDEETQYFATFHYISSEYDMPANVDSVTIRNFGDEDPENFSKGFGKSDDNIDWGIDLSGKQKVNDILTVRGKLFYHNHQDVYVSYDDPVDYDDTIAHSKYKDYMAGGSLITDLDLLEWYTTRFSLHYRGDSHKERTSEKADYYDAFSYTGSVGMENEFRPIEGLTCILGASYDWFEVTKSDFLNDDGDEIDKPDTMDEFNPMVGLSYEFKDTTKLYGSIARKTRFPTLQYLYSGSSYNPDLEAEHSVNYTIGISRSLFDWLDASIEGFYSDISNWISRDYNEDGLDGDGQYQNEAEVVFSGAEINFKAYPMENLTLSLGYTYTIAKNKSDEAVTEHMVNIPKHKVDMGIDYLIPVVTTKLHLQGIYFGESYAEVPIEEGDDPEEKLHDYFILNGRVSKQFLEHFEGYVEVNNIFDKDYYSEESFPGRGRSFLVGLSAKI, encoded by the coding sequence ATGAAACAAACATGGTCGTGCATCATCCTCGCCCTGATCATTGGACTCATGGGTCAAACAGCTTGGGCAGAGGACGGATCCCAAGCAGCTGTCTACAATTTGGGAGAAATGGTGGTCACCGGAGACAAACCCGGGGTCAAGGATATGGCCATCACCAACGACATCACGTCCGAGGAAATCAAGGCCACCAATGCCAAGACAGTTGCCGAGGCCTTGCAATACGTGCCCGGGATTACCGTGACGACCGGAGTGAAAAACCAACCCAATATTTCAATGCATGGGTTTGATTCAAGCAAAATCCTTATTCTTATTGATGGTATCCCCTACTACGAAACCAATTATGGCAAACTGGACCTGAACAAGATCCCGGCAAGCGTTGTTTCCAAAATCGAGGTTATCAAGGGAGCCCCTTCGGTTCTTTATGGTGCCAATGCCGAAGCCGGTGTCATCAACATCATCACCAAACAGGGAACTGAAAAACCCTGGGCCGAGGCCAATGTGGGGTTTGGAGAAAACAACACCTATATTGCCGAAGCATCCCATGGCGCTCAAATCGGCGTGGTCAACTACTGGCTGAGTTACAGCAGGCAGCATACCGACGGATGGCGGATGTCCGATGATTACGATGTCCATGATGGTGAAGTCTACCACAAGCCTGGAAATGATCCCGCTGACAAAATTGAAATTGAAGACGGCGGGTTCCGGGACAATTCCGCGTACACAACCGACGCCCTTTGGACACGTGTCGGCCTGGTACCCGACGAGGAAACCCAGTACTTTGCCACGTTCCACTATATAAGCAGCGAGTATGACATGCCCGCAAACGTGGATTCAGTTACAATTCGCAATTTCGGCGATGAGGATCCGGAAAACTTCTCCAAGGGCTTTGGCAAAAGCGACGACAATATTGACTGGGGAATTGATCTGAGCGGCAAGCAAAAGGTAAACGACATTCTGACGGTACGGGGCAAACTGTTCTACCATAACCATCAGGACGTCTATGTATCCTACGATGATCCTGTCGACTATGACGATACCATCGCCCATAGTAAATACAAGGACTACATGGCAGGTGGTTCTCTGATCACCGACCTTGACCTTCTGGAATGGTATACGACTCGCTTCTCCCTTCATTATCGCGGAGACTCTCACAAAGAACGTACATCAGAAAAAGCGGATTATTACGATGCCTTCTCTTATACGGGATCTGTTGGCATGGAAAACGAGTTCAGGCCAATAGAGGGATTAACCTGTATTTTGGGTGCCAGTTATGATTGGTTTGAAGTAACCAAATCAGACTTCCTGAATGATGATGGCGATGAAATTGACAAACCAGATACCATGGACGAATTCAATCCCATGGTGGGACTGAGTTATGAATTCAAAGACACAACAAAACTCTATGGATCAATAGCACGGAAAACAAGATTCCCCACACTGCAATATCTTTATTCCGGAAGTTCATACAACCCTGATCTTGAAGCCGAGCACAGCGTCAATTATACAATCGGGATTTCACGATCATTATTTGACTGGCTGGACGCAAGTATTGAAGGCTTTTACAGTGACATTTCAAATTGGATTTCACGCGATTACAACGAAGACGGGCTTGATGGTGACGGACAGTATCAAAATGAAGCAGAAGTTGTCTTCAGTGGTGCTGAAATCAACTTCAAAGCGTACCCCATGGAAAACCTGACTCTTTCTCTTGGATACACATACACCATTGCCAAAAATAAAAGCGATGAAGCCGTTACCGAACATATGGTAAACATCCCCAAACACAAAGTGGATATGGGCATTGATTACCTCATCCCGGTCGTCACAACCAAACTCCATCTCCAAGGGATTTACTTTGGCGAGAGTTATGCCGAAGTCCCCATAGAGGAAGGTGACGACCCC
- a CDS encoding FprA family A-type flavoprotein, producing MQKRQIRKGVHWMGAIDWNRRLFDSLVPLPDGTSYNAYLVQGSHKTALIDTVDPMMEEVLVRQLAQVPEIDYIVSQHAEQDHSGTIPLVLEIYPQSTVVCSPKAKKLLLEHLEIPDQRIQTVEDGDSLSLGDKTLRFVHTPWVHWPETMITHLPEDRILFTGDFLGSHIATTDLYAGEDPYVIEAANRYYAAIMMPFRTMIQKNLKKVRNLDFDLIAPSHGPMYDHPEQILAAYEEWSSDKVSNHVVIPYISMHGSTEIMVDHLVAALADRGVKAHKFDLTVTDLAKLASALVDAATIVIGTPTVHVGPHPLVFSTVNLANALRPKVKYAAIIGSYGWATKAVEQISGLIPNLKVEILGTIMSKGRPQDETFAQLDALADAIQAKHQTI from the coding sequence ATGCAAAAAAGGCAGATTCGCAAGGGCGTTCATTGGATGGGAGCCATAGACTGGAACCGAAGATTGTTCGACTCGCTGGTACCTTTACCCGATGGCACCAGCTATAACGCCTATCTGGTTCAAGGATCGCACAAAACAGCTCTTATTGATACGGTTGACCCGATGATGGAAGAGGTATTGGTTCGCCAGCTGGCACAGGTGCCCGAAATCGACTACATCGTGTCCCAGCACGCCGAACAGGACCATTCGGGCACCATTCCCCTTGTGTTGGAAATATATCCGCAGTCCACGGTCGTGTGTTCTCCAAAAGCAAAAAAACTTCTTCTGGAACATCTGGAAATCCCGGACCAGCGCATTCAAACCGTTGAGGATGGCGACTCCCTTTCCCTGGGCGACAAGACCCTTCGGTTCGTTCATACGCCCTGGGTCCACTGGCCCGAGACCATGATCACCCACCTCCCCGAGGACCGCATCCTGTTCACCGGTGATTTCCTGGGTTCACACATTGCCACAACCGATCTTTATGCCGGAGAAGATCCCTATGTCATTGAAGCGGCAAACCGTTACTACGCTGCCATCATGATGCCTTTTCGCACAATGATTCAAAAAAACCTCAAAAAAGTGCGCAACCTTGACTTTGACCTGATAGCACCCAGTCACGGGCCCATGTACGACCACCCTGAACAGATTCTGGCGGCCTATGAGGAGTGGAGTTCTGACAAGGTATCCAATCATGTGGTCATCCCGTATATCTCCATGCATGGCAGCACGGAAATCATGGTGGATCATCTGGTAGCAGCCCTGGCGGACAGAGGCGTCAAGGCCCACAAATTCGACTTGACGGTTACGGACCTGGCCAAACTGGCCTCTGCCCTGGTTGATGCGGCAACAATCGTCATCGGCACTCCCACGGTACACGTCGGACCGCACCCCCTTGTCTTTTCCACTGTCAATCTGGCAAACGCCTTGCGGCCCAAAGTGAAGTACGCTGCCATCATCGGCTCCTATGGCTGGGCAACCAAGGCGGTTGAGCAGATATCGGGCCTGATACCCAACCTGAAGGTGGAGATCCTCGGCACCATCATGAGCAAGGGACGCCCCCAAGACGAAACCTTTGCCCAACTGGATGCCCTGGCTGACGCCATCCAGGCAAAACATCAGACCATCTGA
- a CDS encoding alpha-hydroxy-acid oxidizing protein, producing the protein MQEIRQTARERMKGYCRVCPVCDGRACVGEVPGMGGLGTAASFRDNVSALAERKLNMRLVHHVIDPDTSVEICGRTLDMPVLAAPIGGVSFNMGGKVTEEAYIHGVLEGCVEHGTLGCTGDGVPAFISEAGFAAISRLGGAGIPFVKPWEDAELFDKLDKALASGARIVGMDIDAAGLITLRKMGRPVSPKPVTKLAEIIKRCPVPFLVKGIMTPDDAKRVRDAGAAGIVVSNHGGRVLDHTPGTARVLPRVAQAVRGDMAVLVDGGVRTGTDVLKMLALGADAVMIGRPIAVAAVGGLKEGVEAYLDQVRSELVQAMVLTGTARARAVEPDILFDREK; encoded by the coding sequence TTGCAGGAGATACGGCAAACCGCCAGGGAGCGGATGAAGGGATATTGCAGGGTTTGTCCGGTGTGTGATGGTCGGGCCTGTGTGGGCGAGGTGCCTGGCATGGGCGGGCTGGGTACGGCCGCATCCTTCCGGGACAATGTGAGCGCTCTTGCCGAACGCAAGCTGAACATGCGGTTGGTGCACCATGTGATCGACCCGGACACGTCAGTGGAAATCTGCGGCAGAACCCTGGACATGCCCGTGCTTGCCGCACCCATTGGCGGGGTGTCCTTCAACATGGGCGGAAAGGTCACGGAAGAGGCATATATTCACGGGGTGCTGGAAGGGTGTGTGGAACATGGTACGCTGGGATGCACCGGGGACGGGGTTCCTGCGTTTATTTCCGAAGCCGGGTTTGCGGCCATCTCCCGGCTGGGCGGTGCAGGTATTCCGTTTGTCAAACCATGGGAAGATGCCGAACTTTTTGACAAACTGGACAAGGCCCTGGCCAGTGGTGCCAGGATCGTGGGCATGGATATTGATGCGGCCGGTCTGATTACCCTGAGAAAAATGGGTCGACCTGTCAGTCCCAAGCCCGTGACCAAACTCGCCGAGATCATCAAACGCTGTCCGGTTCCATTCCTTGTCAAGGGGATCATGACCCCGGACGATGCCAAACGGGTCCGGGATGCCGGGGCTGCCGGCATTGTGGTCTCCAACCATGGCGGGCGGGTTCTGGATCACACTCCGGGCACGGCCCGGGTCCTTCCCCGGGTGGCCCAGGCTGTCAGGGGAGACATGGCCGTTTTGGTCGACGGCGGGGTGCGCACGGGCACGGACGTGCTCAAGATGCTTGCCCTGGGGGCTGATGCCGTCATGATCGGTCGGCCCATTGCCGTGGCTGCTGTGGGTGGGCTCAAGGAAGGGGTAGAGGCCTATCTGGATCAGGTCAGGTCCGAACTGGTCCAGGCCATGGTACTTACGGGCACGGCCCGGGCACGTGCCGTGGAGCCGGACATTCTGTTTGACCGGGAGAAATAG
- a CDS encoding energy transducer TonB yields MKLVYNLTFWCVLLAAAILVNIFICMVAPILSDNEVHQQHDLSSMPVLLTPPPPLPEQTKREIIKKPTPTPRKPVKTPTLSMQQPLQHKSRPKLTFKTPSFEMAMTNQISPGLEVAPPLPDASTDFTRSGPPQSATIGFELGELDTPPIPIRRVPPVYPFQARRKGITGKVTARFLVNMTGMVEKISIVTSEPKGVFDQAVKECIAKWRFKPGIYKGKPVATWMMIPISFKL; encoded by the coding sequence ATGAAACTCGTCTACAATCTGACCTTCTGGTGCGTGCTTCTTGCCGCAGCCATCCTTGTCAACATTTTCATATGCATGGTGGCGCCCATTCTTTCGGACAATGAGGTACACCAACAGCACGACCTGTCCTCTATGCCCGTTCTCCTGACTCCGCCCCCGCCCCTGCCAGAACAAACCAAGCGCGAAATCATCAAAAAGCCCACGCCCACACCCCGCAAACCGGTCAAAACGCCGACCCTGTCAATGCAGCAGCCGCTCCAGCACAAATCCCGGCCCAAACTGACATTCAAAACACCTTCCTTTGAAATGGCCATGACCAATCAGATCTCTCCAGGCCTGGAAGTGGCACCGCCTTTGCCGGATGCATCCACGGATTTCACCAGATCCGGCCCTCCTCAATCGGCAACCATCGGTTTTGAACTGGGCGAGCTGGACACCCCGCCCATACCCATACGCCGAGTCCCGCCGGTTTATCCATTCCAGGCCAGACGCAAGGGAATCACCGGCAAGGTCACGGCCCGCTTTCTGGTCAATATGACCGGTATGGTGGAAAAGATTTCCATTGTCACCTCGGAACCCAAGGGCGTCTTTGATCAGGCCGTCAAGGAGTGCATTGCCAAATGGCGCTTCAAGCCCGGCATCTACAAAGGGAAACCCGTGGCCACTTGGATGATGATACCTATTTCCTTCAAACTTTGA
- a CDS encoding cysteine hydrolase, with amino-acid sequence MRRVPHVLLLLFCLLPCAAMAASIDEIWDEVSPPDLPEIRTVTVAPATTALLVLDIEELTCNQARRPRCLETVPRIAALIKRARAAGLPVVYSMTPRGTLDTMLPPVTPEPGEPVVHSSVDKFWNTDLEDILKSKGITSVIVTGTAAHGAVLHTATAAGFRGMHVVLPVDCLSAADPYVEQATIILLKTGPGTSKRISLTRSDRITIK; translated from the coding sequence ATGCGACGCGTACCACATGTGCTTCTCCTGCTTTTCTGCCTGTTGCCCTGTGCGGCCATGGCCGCATCCATTGACGAGATCTGGGATGAGGTTTCACCTCCTGATCTCCCGGAAATCCGAACGGTTACAGTGGCTCCGGCAACCACGGCCCTGCTCGTCCTGGACATCGAGGAGCTGACCTGCAACCAGGCTCGTCGGCCTCGATGCCTGGAAACCGTTCCCCGCATCGCCGCCTTGATCAAACGGGCCCGTGCTGCCGGGCTTCCCGTGGTTTACAGCATGACCCCCCGGGGCACATTGGACACCATGCTGCCACCGGTCACTCCCGAACCAGGCGAACCTGTTGTGCATTCCAGCGTGGATAAATTCTGGAATACCGATCTTGAAGATATTCTCAAAAGCAAGGGCATCACTTCGGTCATTGTTACGGGCACTGCGGCTCACGGAGCTGTCCTGCACACGGCAACAGCTGCCGGATTCCGGGGGATGCATGTGGTGTTGCCTGTTGACTGCCTTTCGGCAGCAGACCCCTATGTTGAGCAGGCCACGATTATCCTTCTCAAGACCGGACCGGGAACCAGCAAGAGGATCTCCTTGACCCGCAGTGACAGGATCACCATCAAATAG
- a CDS encoding DUF3450 family protein, giving the protein MNNSIHGLIRLPMVILTLFLVWTCPAWATDEATPTWQAIHKDLAREARTVAREAQTTRAIIAKEKKELQAQAARLEADIAREKQRLSTHKKEFERLLAREQKARLALEEHLEDIKTMETVVKSAARDADAMIHDSLVSPAFDNRLAQISPLLDANRFPGFEDIAHLIGLFFQEAQETGNIALITREIIGPDGSRTPAEILRVGAFTALYRLKDGNVGYLRTAKDGKTWIAVPAALGRSIRHHIQAAFEGQSPDIPLDISRGAALQGLDRQKDLLQWLRSGGVLVWPILFVGGIALLLTVERMVVLLRQKTTPGETMAQILSLVKSRNWEGCKTICSTMPRFPAIRVMARSVEAAESSKDVLEAALEEAILKEIPSMERFLATLNILAAIAPLLGLLGTVTGMISTFQVITLYGTGDPRMMSGGISEALITTQLGLAVAIPIMIVHHFLQRRVETLLSDMEEKGTAFAAAVLEGKGKQ; this is encoded by the coding sequence GTGAATAACAGCATTCATGGACTGATCCGCCTGCCAATGGTCATCCTCACCCTCTTCCTTGTCTGGACGTGTCCCGCATGGGCAACGGACGAGGCCACCCCGACATGGCAGGCCATTCACAAGGATCTGGCCAGGGAAGCCCGAACCGTTGCCAGGGAAGCCCAAACCACCCGGGCCATCATTGCCAAAGAAAAAAAAGAACTCCAGGCCCAGGCAGCCCGACTCGAAGCAGACATTGCCCGGGAAAAACAACGCCTGTCCACACATAAAAAGGAATTCGAACGCCTTCTGGCCAGGGAACAAAAGGCCCGCCTTGCCCTTGAGGAGCATCTCGAAGACATCAAAACCATGGAAACCGTTGTCAAAAGCGCTGCACGGGACGCAGACGCCATGATCCACGACAGTCTGGTGTCCCCGGCCTTTGACAACCGCCTGGCCCAGATCTCCCCCCTGCTTGACGCCAACCGTTTTCCCGGGTTTGAGGATATTGCCCATCTCATCGGCCTGTTCTTTCAGGAAGCCCAGGAGACCGGAAACATAGCCTTGATCACCCGTGAAATCATTGGGCCCGATGGCAGCAGAACTCCGGCTGAAATCCTGCGCGTTGGCGCATTCACGGCCCTGTACCGCCTCAAGGATGGAAATGTGGGATATCTGCGCACAGCCAAGGACGGCAAAACCTGGATCGCGGTTCCCGCTGCCCTGGGAAGGAGCATACGCCATCACATACAAGCTGCCTTTGAGGGACAATCACCAGACATTCCCTTGGATATTTCCCGAGGTGCAGCATTACAGGGTCTGGATCGCCAGAAAGATCTTCTACAATGGTTGCGCTCCGGCGGCGTGCTCGTCTGGCCCATCCTGTTTGTCGGAGGCATCGCCCTGCTCCTGACGGTTGAGCGCATGGTTGTTTTGTTGCGACAAAAAACCACGCCAGGCGAGACCATGGCCCAGATCCTCTCCCTGGTGAAATCACGCAACTGGGAAGGCTGCAAAACAATCTGCTCGACCATGCCCCGCTTTCCGGCCATACGGGTCATGGCCCGCAGCGTTGAAGCGGCCGAATCTTCCAAGGATGTTCTGGAAGCCGCCCTGGAAGAGGCCATTCTCAAGGAAATTCCGTCCATGGAACGTTTTCTGGCCACCTTGAACATCCTGGCCGCCATCGCTCCCCTGCTCGGCCTTCTGGGCACGGTCACGGGAATGATCAGCACCTTTCAGGTGATCACCCTGTACGGAACCGGTGACCCCCGCATGATGTCCGGCGGCATTTCCGAAGCCCTGATTACCACCCAACTGGGCCTGGCCGTGGCTATCCCCATCATGATTGTGCACCATTTTCTCCAACGCAGGGTGGAGACCCTTCTCAGTGATATGGAAGAAAAGGGAACCGCTTTTGCCGCGGCCGTTCTGGAGGGGAAAGGGAAACAATGA